A genome region from Caloenas nicobarica isolate bCalNic1 unplaced genomic scaffold, bCalNic1.hap1 Scaffold_344, whole genome shotgun sequence includes the following:
- the CNOT3 gene encoding CCR4-NOT transcription complex subunit 3: MADKRKLQGEIDRCLKKVAEGVEQFEDIWQKLHNAANANQKEKYEADLKKEIKKLQRLRDQIKTWVASNEIKDKRQLIENRKLIETQMERFKVVERETKTKAYSKEGLGLAQKIDPAQREKEEVGQWLTSTIDTLNMQIDQFESEVESLSVQTRKKKGDKDKQDRIEGLKRLLERHRFHVRMLETILRMLDNDSILVESIRKIKDDVEYYVDSSQDPDFEENEFLYDDLDLEDIPQALVATSPPGPGQLEEEIFNQSSTSPTSTTSSSPIPPSPNCPTENSEDDKKRGRSTDSESPAKNGSKPPLPHAPSPAAAPPPFPAPPSAAPPPLGAGNAPSAGGGAKGGVAAAGAGPAHPPPAPPPPTPRPWPRPPQRPPPAPPPQRQQTERGHHPDQGTKAQYLAAKALKKQSWRFHTKYMMWFQRHEEPKTITDEFEQGTYIYFDYEKWGQRKKEGFTFEYRYLEDRDLQ; this comes from the exons ATGGCTGACAAGAGGAAACTGCAGG GTGAGATCGACCGGTGCCTGAAGAAGGTGGCGGAGGGGGTGGAGCAGTTCGAGGACATCTGGCAAAAG CTCCACAATGCCGCCAACGCCAACCAGAAAGAGAAATACGAGGCCGACctcaagaaagaaattaaaaaattacag CGTTTAAGGGACCAGATCAAGACCTGGGTGGCGTCGAACGAGATCAAAGACAAACGGCAGCTGATCGAGAACCGGAAACTCATCGAGACG CAAATGGAGCGGTTCAAGGTGGTGGAACGCGAGACCAAGACCAAAGCGTATTccaaggaggggctggggctggcgcAGAAAATCGACCCGGCCCAGCGCGAGAAGGAGGAGGTTGGACAGTGGCTCACG AGCACCATCGACACCCTGAACATGCAGATCGACCAGTTTGAGAGCGAAGTGGAGTCGCTGTCGGTGCAAACGCGCAAGAAAAAGGGCGACAAGGAC AAGCAGGACCGGATCGAGGGGCTGAAGCGGCTGCTGGAGCGGCACCGGTTCCACGTGCGGATGCTGGAGACGATCCTGCGCATGCTGGACAACGACTCCATCCTGGTCGAGTCCATCCGCAAGATCAAGGACGACGTGGAGTATTACGTGGACTCCTCGCAGGACCCCGACTTCGAGGAGAACGAGTTTCTGTACGACGACCTGGACCTCGAGGACATCC cacaggCCCTGGTGGCCACGTccccccccgggccggggcagctggaagaggAGATTTTCAACCAGAGCAGCACCTCCCCCACGTCCACCACGTCCAGCTCGCCcatccccccctcccccaactGCCCCACC GAGAACTCGGAGGACGACAAGAAACGGGGGAGGTCGACGGACAGCGAG tctCCGGCCAAGAACGGCTCCAAGCCGCCCCTCCCCCACGCGccctcccccgccgccgcccctccccccttccccgccccccccagcgCGGCCCCTCCCCCTCTGGGGGCGGGAAACGCCCCTtccgcggggggcggggccaaggggggcgtggccgcggcgggggcggggccagcgcacccccccccagcacccccacccCCTACGCCCAGgccgtggccccgccccccccagcgcccccccccagccccgcccccccagcGCCAGCAAACAGAACGGGGCCACCA CCCCGACCAG GGTACTAAAGCTCAATATTTGGCGGCCAAGGCGCTGAAGAAACAGTCGTGGCGCTTCCACACCAAGTACATGATGTGGTTCCAGCGGCACGAGGAGCCCAAAACCATCACGGATGAGTTCGAACAG GGCACTTACATCTATTTTGACTATGAGAAGTGGGGGCAGCGCAAGAAGGAAGGATTCACCTTTGAGTACCGGTATCTGGAGGACCGAGACCTGCAGtaa
- the LENG1 gene encoding leukocyte receptor cluster member 1, with amino-acid sequence MNILPKKSWHVRNRDNVARVRRDEAAAEAERRKRDARALRAEQEARTELLRKKARGLGGGTTPPSPPASSAPPVLFPPPHEAGEVATPNREHEEEKRQEQERRERALGVLTYLGQSAAEAQTRPPWYLRPPRGHTDGAGGTDGRGDPPRPGDPLVSMRRLRGREPPPKNSPPKRNSPPAAKRAGAPSLEELRRQRLQREAAEAARTRELLLGGSPKPCAPPRTNEPVPTTPSSTPSWRGEGGDPPKNDEITPKLHPSPKNCGDAILWWRHFAATPILGGGQTPLEKAGRGKRGGINEGDPPKSCAPPILPPLLL; translated from the exons ATGAACATCCTGCCCAAGAAGTCATGGCATGTGCGGAACCGGGACAACGTGGCGCGGGTCCGGCGGGACGAGGCGGCGGCCGAGGCCGAGCGGCGGAAACGGGACGCGCGGGCCCTGAGGGCCGAGCAGGAG GCCCGCACTGAGCTCCTGCGTAAGAAAGCCCgaggtttgggggggggcaCCACCCCGCCCTCCCCCCCGGCTTCCTCGGCCCCCCCCGTTttgttcccccccccccacgaAGCCGGGGAGGTCGCGACCCCCAACCGGGAGCACGAGGAGGAGAAGCGGCAGGagcag GAGCGGCGCGAGCGGGCGCTGGGCGTGCTGACCTACCTGGGGCAGAGCGCGGCCGAGGCCCAGACGCGCCCGCCCTGGTACCTGCGTCCCCCCCGCGGACACACGGACGGCGCGGGCGGGACGGACGGAcgcggggaccccccccgccccggggacCCGCTCGTCTCCAtgcggcggctgcgggggcgggagcccccccccaaaaacagCCCCCCCAAAAGAAACAGCCCCCCCGCCGCCAAGCGAGCCGG GGCGCCCTCCCTGGAGGAGCTGCGGCGGCAGCGGCTGCAGCGCGAGGCGGCCGAGGCCGCTCGGACCCGGGAGCTGCTCTTGGGGGGTTCCCCGAAACCCTGCGCGCCCCCCCGGACGAACGAGCCCGTCCCTACAACTCCCAGTTCCACCCCCAGCTGgcgcggggagggcggggaccccccaaaaaacgatgaaatcaccccaaaattgCACCCCTCCCCCAAAAATTGCGGTGACGCCATTTTGTGGTGGCGCCATTTTGCGGCGACGCcaattttgggggggggtcaaACCCCCCTGGAAAAGGcgggaagggggaaaagggggggtATAAATGAGGGTGACCCCCCAAAAAGTTGTGCCCCCCCCATTTTACCCCCTCTCCTATTGTAA
- the MBOAT7 gene encoding lysophospholipid acyltransferase 7 encodes MTPEEMTYLAVLLFSIPVGFAFNGRGPRTRQWGGAALGAGLTLVTCGPHALHSLVTSLVTWALVRLLPRRCGGAALAWTFGYLLFFRTLWVWGWPQPPPYANALQLLLTLKMVSLASDVQERWEAEPAGVTSSERDELIGSVPPRPGLGETLCYSYCYLGLLTGPFYRMGTHRDWVLGSAPPGSWRLVLRRLRWVPVWGLTGELAGRLFPGGLRDPRLWGWGFPRRLFAMGPAFLALRARFYVGWGCAEGACLAAGFGGNPPESHPRPGWGATRPCPRHKGPPPRPELWDFAAIRTCSPRDTERARGVGAGLRGWNRTVQWWLVRYVHARARGRGPALRNAWTMLVSAFWHGLHPGIYLSFLSVPLWLAAEGALGRLLGGVPKIRGVLWRIPPGIYTMRVFEYLSVGFILQDFEATLNYWGSIYFCLHLLPLFILGLDAVLKPGRGGGHPKTQGEGPKFKGEGPEIQGEGGNTPKFKGGTQKFKGSAPKFKGRPK; translated from the exons ATGACCCCGGAGGAAATGACGTATTTGGCcgttttgcttttctccatccCCGTCGGCTTCGCCTTTAACGGCCGGG gcccccgCACGCGGCAGTGGGGGGGGGCGGCGCTGGGGGCGGGGCTGACGCTGGTCACGTGCGGGCCCCACGCGCTGCACTCGCTGGTGACGTCGCTGGTCACGTGGGCGCTCGTGCGGCTGCTGCCCAg gcGCTGCGGGGGGGCCGCCCTGGCCTGGACGTTCGGGTACCTGTTGTTCTTCCGCACGCTCTGGGTGTGGGggtggccccagccccccccgTACGCCAACgcgctgcagctgctgctcacgctcaag ATGGTGAGTCTGGCCAGTGACGTGCAGGAGCGCTGGGAGGCGGAGCCTGCGGGGGTGACGTCATCGGAACGGGACGAGCTGATTGGCTCCGTCCCGCCCCGCCCAGGCCTGGGGGAGACGCTTTGTTACAGCTACTGCTACCTGGGGCTGCTCACGG GTCCGTTCTACCGCATGGGGACCCACCGGGACTGGGTGCTGGGCTCGGCGCCCCCCGGCTCGTGGCGCCTGGTGCTGCGGCGGCTGCGCTGGGTCCCGGTTTGGGGGCTGACGGGCGAGCTGGCGGGGCGGCTGTTCCCGGGGGGGCTGCGCGACCCccggctgtggggctgggggttccCCCGGCGGCTGTTCGCCATGGGGCCGGCGTTCCTGGCGCTGCGAGCGCGGTTCTAcgtgggctggggctgtgccgaGGGCGCCTGTTTGGCCGCGGGGTTCGGGGGGAACCCCCCCGAGAGTCACCcccggccgggctggggggccaCGCGGCCCTGCCCCCGACACAAGGg ccccccgccgcggccggAGCTCTGGGACTTCGCCGCCATCCGCACGTGCTCGCCGCGGGACACGGAGCGCGCGCGCGGCGTgggcgcggggctgcgcggctGGAACCGCACGGTGCAGTGGTGGCTCGTGCGCTACGTGCACGCGCGGgcgcgcggccgcggccccgccctcCG GAACGCCTGGACGATGCTGGTTTCCGCCTTCTGGCACGGGCTGCACCCCGGGATCTACTTGAGCTTCCTGAGCGTCCCGCTCTGGCTGGCGGCCGAGGGGGCGCTGGggcggctgctggggggggtccccaaaatccGGGGGGTCCTTTGGAGGATCCCCCCCGGGATTTACACCATGAGGGTCTTCGAGTATCTGTCGGTCGGGTTCATTTTGCAGGATTTCGAGGCCACGCTCAACTATTGGGGGTCGATTTACTTCTGCCTGCATCTGCTCCCCCTTTTCATCCTGGGGCTCGATGCCGTTTTGaagccggggaggggggggggacaccccaaaactcAAGGGGAGGGTCCCAAATTTAAAGGGGAGGGCCCCGAAATTCAAGGGGAGGGGGGGAACACCCCGAAATTCAAGGGGGGGACCCAAAAGTTCAAGGGGAGCGCCCCGAAATTCAAGGGGAGGCCCAAGTGA
- the DHDH gene encoding trans-1,2-dihydrobenzene-1,2-diol dehydrogenase, producing the protein MEPPPPRPDAGVPSHPDAGVPSCPDAGVPSRPDAGVPSRPDAGVHSHPDAGVPSRPDTGVPSHPDAGVPSHPDAGVPSRPDAGVPLHPDAGVPSRPDAGVPLHPDAGVPSRPDAGVPLHPDAGVPSRPDAGVPLHPDAGVPSRPDAGVPLHPDAGVPCRPDAGVPSRGPTRWGICSAGHISHDFVVALRTLPPEEHVAVAVAARDRSRAVSFSRRHRIPRAYGSYRELAQDPAVDVVYVGVVTPQHLPLARLFLSAARPVLLEKPMALNWEQVRELVETARGMGVFLMEGYWTRFLPAWGRLRALVAGGALGDPLFFGGALGVALGGLPRLRDPLGGGALLDLGGYGLQMATALLGGAPRKLRAQGTLHPSGVDETVTMTLDFPGKRQAVFSVSIAAELPGGATLGGTRGWAQFPSHMNCPTELVLGGGPQDGGPQAGGPRRELFPLPPPDQPLNFPHGTGLRYEAQHVRECLLKGLTESPVMPFADSELVAQLLDEARAQMGVGGSPKPPPRPLPPPGGSPTPPGPPPSDPPPENEGTPQKAEKPQQ; encoded by the exons atggagccgccgccgccgcgcccggacgccggggtcccttCTCAcccggacgccggggtcccttCTTgcccggacgccggggtcccttCTCgcccggacgccggggtcccttCTCgcccggacgccggggtccATTCTCACCCGGATGCCGGGGTCCCTTCTCGCCCGGACACCGGGGTCCCTTCGCAcccggacgccggggtcccttCGCAcccggacgccggggtcccttCTCgcccggacgccggggtcccttTGCAcccggacgccggggtcccttCTCgcccggacgccggggtcccttTGCAcccggacgccggggtcccttCTCgcccggacgccggggtcccttTGCAcccggacgccggggtcccttCTCgcccggacgccggggtcccttTGCAcccggacgccggggtcccttCTCgcccggacgccggggtcccttTGCAcccggacgccggggtccccTGTCgcccggacgccggggtccccTCTCGCGGTCCCACCCGCTGGGGCATCTGCTCGGCCGGTCACATCAGCCACGACTTCGTGGTGGCCCTGAGGACCCTCCCCCCCGAGGAGCACGTG GCCGTGGCCGTGGCCGCCCGGGATCGTTCTCGCGCCGTCTCGTTCTCGCGGCGCCACCGGATCCCGCGGGCGTACGGGAGCTACCGGGAGCTGGCGCAGGACCCGGCCGTGG ACGTGGTGTACGTGGGCGTGGTCACCCCGCAGCACCTCCCCCTGGCCCGGCTCTTCCTCTCGGCCGCCCGGCCGGTGCTGCTGGAGAAGCCGATGGCGCTGAACTGGGAGCAGGTTCGGGAGCTGGTGGAGACGGCGCGAGGAATGGGGGTGTTCCTGATGGAG GGCTACTGGACGCGCTTCCTGCCGGCCTGGGGGCGGCTGCGGGCGCTGGTggccgggggggccctgggggacCCCCTGTTCTtcgggggggccctgggggtggccctgggggggCTCCCCCGGCTGCGCGACCCCCTGGGCGGGGGGGCCCTGCTGGACCTGGGCGGGTACGGGCTGCAGATGGCGACGGCGCTGCTGGGGGGGGCCCCCCGAAAACTGCGGGCCCAGgggaccctgcaccccagcg gggtgGATGAGACCGTGACCATGACCTTGGATTTCCCCGGGAAGCGTCAGGCCGTGTTCAGCGTGTCCATCGCGGCCGAGCTGCCGGGGGGGGCGACGCTGGGGGGGACGCGAGGGTGGGCGCAG TTCCCCAGCCACATGAACTGCCCCAcggagctggtgctgggggggggtccccaggacGGGGGGCCCCAGGCGGGGGGGCCCCGGCGGGAGCTTttcccgctgccccccccggaCCAGCCGCTCAACTTCCCCCACGGCACCGGCCTGAGATACGAGGCCCAACACGTGCGGGAGTGTTTGCTGAAAg gTCTGACCGAGAGCCCCGTGATGCCCTTTGCCGACAGTGAACTGGTGGCGCAGCTGCTGGACGAGGCGCGGGCACaaatgggggtgggggggtccccaaaaccgcccccccggcccctcccccccccaggggggtccccaaccccccccggccccccaccaAGTGACCCCCCCCCCGAGAACGaggggaccccccaaaaagcGGAGAAACCGCAGCAATAA
- the RPL13A gene encoding large ribosomal subunit protein uL13, with translation MAEPRVLVIDGRGHLLGRLAAIVAKQVLLGRRVVVVRCEGINISGNFYRNKLKFLAFLRKRMNTNPSRGPFHFRAPSRIFWRTVRGMLPHKTKRGQAALERLKVFDGIPPPYDKRKRMVVPAALKIIRLKPTRKFAFLGRLAHEVGWKYQGVTAALEEKRKEKAKLRYNRKKKLMSLRRRAERNVEAKAAPFTAVLREHGLLL, from the exons ATGGCGGAGCCGCGG GTTCTGGTGATCGACGGGCGCGGGCACCTCCTGGGCCGGCTGGCGGCCATCGTGGCCAagcaggtgctgctgg GTCGCCGCGTTGTCGTCGTTCGTTGTGAAGGGATCAACATTTCCGGGAATTTTTACCGCAATAAAT tgAAGTTTTTGGCGTTTCTGCGCAAGCGGATGAACACGAACCCGTCCCGGGGGCCCTTTCACTTCCGCGCCCCCTCCCGCATTTTCTGGCGCACGGTGCGAG GGATGTTGCCCCACAAGACCAAACGGGGCCAAGCGGCGCTGGAGCGGCTGAAGGTGTTTGACGGGATCCCCCCCCCGTACGACAAG CGCAAGCGCATGGTGGTCCCGGCCGCGCTCAAGATCATCCGCTTGAAACCAACACGcaag tttGCGTTTTTGGGGCGTCTGGCGCACGAAGTGGGGTGGAAATACCAGGGGGTGACGGCGGCGCTGGAGGAGAAACGCAAAGAGAAGGCGAAGCTGCGATACAACCGCAAGAAGAAGCTGATG AGCCTGCGGCGTCGGGCCGAGCGCAACGTGGAGGCGAAGGCGGCGCCGTTCACGGCCGTGCTGCGGGAACACgggctgctgctctga